DNA sequence from the Treponema sp. OMZ 838 genome:
AGCAGGTTATCCTGCGTCTGTTTTTCGTATACCTCTATCTTATCTTTTATCAGGTAGTCTTGTCCAAATGAAATAATGGTACGAACGGTTTTGTAATCCCCTAAATTTCGCACATTGATGCCGCGGGCGGCATGAGCATTTCCGCCGATAAAACTACCGGGTTCTCCGGTCATAATCAGCTGACCGTTTGTTTTAACGACGCAACGGAAACTGTACTCATTGATATAGATATTACCACCTGCAAACAGCCGTGCCGTTTCGGCAAAATGGAGTGCCATCGTATTCTTTGCCCACACGGTACCGTGGCTTTCTCCCCGTATACCGCCGTTCATTAAAAGCGATTCCTTGGTATACACCAACGATACGCCCGCATCTCCGTTGACGGTTAAACTGCCGCCGGCCTTTACGCTGCGGTCTGCATCTATGTCCCCATTGATAATTACATCACCGGCAAAGATAATGTCGCCGGTTTCTTTATTCACATCAGTGTCGATAATTTTTGAATTAAGTATCTTGAGCTTTTCGCCGGCGCGTATCAATTCCCCGTGTACAGCCGCTACGAACGAAATTTTTCTTCCTTGTTTAATAACACGGATGGTGTTATCGGTTTGGGGCAGTTTTAACAGTGCTGCTTGATTGATTTCTATAGTGTTACCGAACACATCGGAGCCTTTTTCGCCGGCTTCCTGAAAGAATGTTTCCAGGAGGGTTTCTCCCCGCTTTACCGATACGGCGTTTGAATGACCGAAATGTACTTTCCAGTCGAATTGGTATGAATGCGGAGCGACCGGCGGTATGCCTCTGCAGACGGTAAATTCAACCGGTGCGGAAGAAAGCCGTGCTTCGTAAATGGCATCTCTCAGTATTTTGTCGGTATATCGCTCAGCCGGTAGGTTTACTTCATCCAAGGCCTTTTTTAAGCGGGAAAGCGAAAGGCGTGCGCCGGCTCCTCTTCCCGATTCAAGGATGAGCGATGCTTCCATTTTGTCATTACTGATAACAGCTTTGACCGTAGCATCTTTATACGGGATAATACGCAGCTTGAGTCCATCGGGGCTTTCAGCCGATAAGAGAATCCCATTGCAGCCGGCTTTCAATTCGTCATTCGTTTGTGTGATATTCCGTAAATCCAGCACAAAGGGATCATTGCCCGGTAAGCCCGGAATAGCATTCCCGTAAATATCTGCGCCGTTTGTTCCGAGTTCGGATTTTGAAAATTCGTACAGCAGGTCGTGTTTTGCAACAACGGAAAGCGCTTGTGCTTCGGAAAGCGGAAAATCTTTGTCGTATATCATTTGCGGCTGTTCACGGGCTGTTCCCACCGCATGGAGCAGTTTTTTGCGGAGCATGAGGTCTTCCGTCTCGTCCAACTTTGTAATGTGCGGGATAAGAGATCTGTCTTTTCCCCGACCGGGTAGCGTACCTTCTGCGATGACAAGTTCAATTTCCCGATCGGGAGCTTCGATAAAAGCATGTATCTTCTCGTCCAGCGCTTTAAAATCGATAGCTGCAATTTGGCTGTTATTCAGCATTGCCGTAATCAATTTTTTATCGATAGTATGGGGTTCGTCTTTTGCCTTCCGTATATAGAGTGTTGCTTTTGTTTTATCCGGATCGATAATCAGCCGTGTGTCAAAGGATGGATCAAGTTCGATTTCGAGGGGAAGCGGTACTGTCGTTCCATATAATATTTTATCGAAGTAGCGTTCAAACTGTTGTACGTTGATAAGATTTTCGGTAGACACCCCTTCTTTCTTAGCCTGTTCTACTATTTCTTCATAGCTGGGGAATACGCAGTTCTCTTTATTGTCTACGTCACTGACGGAAAAATACCACTTTTTATTTCTCTCGTTTTGTTTTATCGTCCACTTCATATCATACCGCTTATATACGATACCCTTGTTCAAGGGCTGTTTTTATTTTCCGCTTCAACAAAGCATTTTCTTTCTTTAAAACGGAAATCTCATATTGCTGACTCTTGAGCATTTCGGCAATATCGTTCATTGACAGAGCATCACTGCCGATGAGGTCTTCGATATAGCCCATTTTTGAGCGGAAGTCGGTTTCGGCCTCCAATTCGGCAGACTGAAACGTCTCATCGGTATATTCGGCATAATCTGCCGCATTTTGAAAAGTTTCGGTTTCGGACTGTAGAATTTTGTCGGCAATGCGGTAGATTGCCTGAGAAATCATAGCCTGCGGTTTGTATAGGATGACGGGTAAACGTGATGCAAGCGCCGTATCCTGTATTGTATCCCGGTAAATAACGCCGAGGTGTTCAAGATTGATATTGAGGTATTCTTGACATGACCGGCGGATCTTTAAGGCTTTGTCGGCATCTTTCGGGTCATCGAGCATATTCATAATAAGCCGGGGCTTAAATTTATGCAGATTGGTCAAAAAAAGCTCGGTGTTTTTAGGATCGACTTTTTCAAGTTCGGTGATGATACGGGGGATGTACATCCGCTGCATGGATGAGGAATCGGACTTGAGTTTTTCAAGGTATTTAAAACCGGGGCTATTACGCTTGAAGGCTCCGTAGAGCATACGGAATACGACATTTTTTAGGAAAAGGTATGCGTTCAGTATCGCGGTAACCGACGGTGCGGTAACGACAATGCCCTGCGGGGAAAGCAAAAAGAAATCCAGAATACCGAGGTGTGTTCCTGCACCGAGGTCAAGAATCAGGTAGTCTGCATCCATTTTAAGCATATTTTTGATTAAGCTGTTTTTATCAGAGGCTTTTAAGGCTGCGAAGCCGGGAATTTCGGAGTCGCCCGGAACAAAACGTACGTTCGGATACCCCGTATTTACAATAATATCTTCGAATGCCGAATTTCCCGACAAAAACGTACCGATCCCGTGCGCGTTCGATTGCTGTCCAAGAACCAAATGAAGATTCGATGCGCCTAAATCCAGATCGGCAACCAGAACATTTTTTCCTGCCTGTCCGAGTGCAATTGCAAGATTCGCGGAAAGAAGACTTTTTCCGACCCCGCCCTTTCCGCTAGCAATCGGTATTATTTGCATAATACACACTCCCTTTTATAAATGAATAAAACAGCAACACCGTATCGGCTGCAAGGAAAAAAAGCACTTCCTTTGAGAAATCGAGACTGCCGCTGCTCTGTGCCGAGTTAAAGACGTTCCCTATTATAGCAAATCCCCGTTGAAAAATATAGAGGAATTCCGCGCAAACAGCGGTTAATTTGAACAATGCAGCCGCATAGAGTGCCCAGTGAAAGTCTTTTTCGTTTAATGCGAGCATCAGCCACAAAAGTACCGGCATACAGAGCGCCGCAAGTGCGCTATACTTAAAGAAGGTTATCCCTTGCGGATAGCCGGATGAAAAGACAGCGATATAAAAAACTTTTATTATTTCGTACACAAAAGCGGCACAATAGGCAGCAACCGTTTTCTTGTTCATTTCTATAGAGTGTATGCGCAAGATTACGTTAGGTCAAGGGCTTGCCTTGTAATAAAAATAATTGAAGAAAATGGAGTTTTCTACTATAATGAAAAAGTATTTTTTGTGGGAGGCTCAACTATGAAAGCAGCTGTACTGGATGGGTTCACGCTTAATCCGGGAGATTTGTCGTGGCGGGTTTTACAGGATATTGCGGATATTACGATATACGATAAAACCGCACCCGATGAAGTATATGAGCGGGTAAAAGACTGCGAGGCGGTTTTATCAAATAAAATTGTGTTTTCAAAGGAATTGATTGCGCGTTTACCCAAGCTGCGGTATATCGGCGTGCTGGCGACCGGTTATAATGTTATCGATGTAGAGGCGGCTCATGCTGCTGGGATCACCGTAACGAATATCCCCAGCTACAGCACCGACAGCGTTGCTCAGCTGGTATTTGCATTCATCTTACAGTTTTATTGGCACGTAAAAGAACACAGCGATGAGGTTCACGGCGGTGCATGGAGCCGCAGCGCACATTTTTGCTATACCTCGTTTCCGACGTTTGAACTGACGGGGAAAACGCTCGGTATTATCGGGTTCGGCCACATCGGGCAAAAGGTTGCGGAAATTGCGCTTGTGATGGGAATGCGGGTGCTCTATGTCAACCGTTCGCCCAAAACGGTACCACAGCTCGCTGCGGCGAAGCAGGTTGACATTGCAACCTTGCTTGCCGAATCCGACATCATCAGCTTGAATGCACCGCTTAACGGTGCAAGCGAAAAAATGATGGATGCTGCCGCGCTTTCGAAAGTAAAGCCGGGCGTGTTTATTATCAATACCGGACGGGGACAGCTTATCGATGATGAGGCTGTTGCCGCAGCGTTAAAAAAAGGCTCTATCGGCGGCTATGCAGCCGATGTTCTAAGCGTTGAACCGCCGCCTGCAAACCATCCGCTGTTCGGCTGTCCCAACTGTTTTATAACACCGCATATCGCATGGCAAACCCGCGAAGCGCGGACACGGTTGTTGCATATCGCCGCGGAGAATTTAAAAAGCTTTCTTGTCGGTAAACCGCAGAATGTAGTGTAAGGAGGAATCATGGCAAAACAATTAAAAAACGGGCAGCTTGTTGCAATAGGGGCGGCGGTTGTACTCGTCACATTGGCATTTTTCAGTTTTACCGTTATTTCGACCACGGATAACGGTGTGGTAACTCGGCTCGGTAAGTACAACCGGACGCTGCAGCCCGGGTTGCAGTTTATTATCCCGATTATTGAACGGGTGTATCATATTCCTGTTACGATCGTTCAAAAAGAGGAATTCGGTTTTCGTACCACGATGGCATCAGACCGGAGTCAGTACCGGAACAACATCCTCACCGAATCTTCTATGCTGACCGGCGACCTCAACATTATCAATGTTGAATGGACGGTACAGTACCGCATTATCGATCCCAAGGCATGGCTTTTTAATGTTAAGGCAGACGAGCGGATGAACACAATCCGCGATGTGTCCGCTGCGGCAATCAACAGTCTAATCGGCGACCGCACTATTTTTGATATTATGGGATCTGAACGCGACCCCATTCAGTTTTTAGCGCCCAAAATTATGAATGAAAAGTATAAGCAGCTGGGGCTCGGTATTGCGGTTTCGTCGGTGCAGCTGCAAAACGTTGTTCCGCCGGAAGACGTGCAGCAAGCCTTTGAGGATGTCAATATCGCCATTCAGGATATGAACAGGTTGATTAACGAAGGCAAAGAAGCCTACAATAAAGAGATACCCAAAGCAAAAGGCGAGGCAGACCGTATGATTCAAGAAGCGCGAGGTTATGCGGCGGAACGGATCAACAAGGCGGAAGGAGATGTTGCGCGGTTTAACGCTGTCTATGCTGAGTATAGCAAGGCCCCTGATATTACGAGGCGCCGCCTTTATCTTGAAACGCTCGATAAAATATTTTCGAATACCGACAAGGTAATCTTCATCGATAAAAATGTCAAAAATTTCTTACCGTTAAAAAATCTTTCGGGAGGGGAACAGTGAGAGCGAGGAAAATAGATCCGGTAAAAGCAAAGAAGATAGTGCAGTTTGGCGCCATACTACTGGGTATTCTTATTCTTGTGTTATTGGTAAAGCCTTTTTATATTTTAAATGAGGGACAAACCGCGGTTATCACTCAGTTCGGTAAAATTGTCAAAGCCGAAACGGAGGCGGGGCTTCATTTTAAGATACCGATTCTGCACCAGGTACATCGATACACGGCAAAATTGCTCCGCATCGATGGCGACCCTCAAAAAATTCTTACCAAAGAAAAGCAATTCATCGAAGTGAATACGACCAGCCGTTGGCGTATTTCAGACATCCTCAGGTTCTATCAATCTCTCGGAACCTACGAAGCCGCTTATTCGCGTCTTTCGGATATTATCGACTCATCAGTGCGGGATATTATCACCGTCAACAGTTTGAATGACGTTGTCCGCAACACCAACATCATTAATGAAATGGTGCATCAAGAGCAGATCGGGCTGAATACGGATGAGGTTAAGCTGGAGGAAGTAACCGGCGCGGAAAAGGTTGTGTATGCGAATATCGAAAAAGGGCGCGATATGCTGGCTGCCGAAATTTTAAAGAAGGCGAATATGCAGCTGAAAGATTTCGGCATTGAGGTTATCGATGTCATCTTTAAAGAGATAAAATATTCCGACGAATTGCAAGCCTCCGTATATAATAGAATGATTAAGGAACGGAATCAGATTGCGCAAACCTTCCGTTCTACCGGTGAGGGCAAAAAGGCGGAATGGCTCGGTAAGTTGGAAAACGAGAAAAAGAGCATCCTGTCAAAGGCATATGCCGAATCGGAGAAGATAAAGGGTGCGGCGGATGCGCAGGCTACCGCAATTTATGCCGCATCGTACGGCAAGTCCCCTGAGTTTTACAGTTTTTGGAAGAGTCTTGAAGTATACCAAAACGCACTTCCCGATACCGAAAAGATATTATCAACCGATATGGAATACTTTCAGTATCTTTATAAACATTAACGCGGGGACTGATAGAGCGCTTAAAAAAAATGCTTTTAAGCGCTGGACTAATATTTGTTGAGATTTTTACCGATACTGAAATATGCAGGGAGGACTCCGGTGAGACGTAGAGGTTCTTTTGGACGAGTAATAGTATTGCTTTTATTGATTATTATATTGGTTTTCGGCGGACTTTTTTGGTTTAGCTATCTCGGCTTAATCAATGCGCGAGGAGTTTTTTCACCGGTATACTCATGGTTCGGGTTAAAAACACCTGCCGGCGTTGCTTCTCCGGCTGATGCTGATGCGGATTTGGATGCCGACCGGTATGCAAAGCGGTTGATTGCACTTGATGTCCGCTCGCAGGAGCTTGATAAAAAAGAAGCTGATGTTACCGCCCGCGAAAAAGAAGCGGCACAAGTATCGCAGGAGCTGGATGACCGGCTTTCTATTATAGAAGAAAAAGAAAAGTCTTTTAAACAGATGATGACGGAACGCGATATGCGGGAAGTAAATATCGACCAGATTGCACGGTATATCAATGGAATGCCGCCTCAGAAGGCTGTCGCAAACCTGCTGCAAATGGATGATCAAGATATTATCGATGTGTTGCGGGCGGTAGAGGCAATCGCGAAAAAAGCGAACAAGACTTCTTCCGTTGCGTACTGGTTCTCGTTGATGCCGGCGAACCGCGCCGCCGATATTCAGCGCAAGATGGCAAACAAACCGGCAGCGCTCCCTTAATCTCTTGAGAGATGTTATTTCCGACACTCCGGTTTGCGCTCTTTTTTTCCGTTGTCTTTTTTCTGTACTGGTATGTATTCAGGCAGAAAAGACAACGGATTGTGCTGCTTACCTGCGCAAGCTATTTTTTTTATGCCTGCTGGGATTGGCGTTTTTGCCTCTTGCTGTTCGGAGTGTCGGCGCTGTCCGGTCTTACCGGTTATCTGCTCGGTATACAAAAAAACTATATTCCCCGTACCGTTACGATGATAACCGGTACCGTGCTGCACATTCTTTTTCTCGGTTTTTTTAAATATTTTTATACAGCTGTTTCCTTTTTAAACTACACGTTTTTTAACGGACAGCTCCAAGCGCCGCTGTTGTTGCAACTGCAAAGTTACTCGCTCTTATTACCGGTAGGAATTTCGTACTATACGTTCCGCTCGATGAGCTATATTTTTGATATTTATCTCTGCAAAATGAGGCCGGTTCAATCGTTTATCGAAGTACTGCTCTATATCTCGTTTTTTCCGCAGCTGGCGTCGGGTCCCATCGTGCAGGCGGAAGCCTTTTTTACAGCCTTGCCGGATAATCTTGCACAGGATGTAACGGCGGAACGCCCGATAGCGTTTGACCGCAGCGTACTGCTGATCTTGTCGGGGCTGTATAAAAAGATGGTGCTGGCAACCTTTCTTTCCGTGCTTGCCGTCGATCCCGTATTTGCGAATCCTGCACAGTGTAATACCCTCGAACTGCTTGTTGCTTTGGTATCGTATACGTTTGTTATTTATTGCGACTTTTCCGGCTATAGCGATATGGCAATCGGCATCGGGCTTTTGCTCGGCTTTGAAGCACCGCAGAACTTTAACCGTCCGTATCTTTCCCAATCGGTGAGTGAGTTTTGGCGGCGCTGGCATATCAGTTTTTCGTCGTGGCTGCGCGATTATGTGTATTTCTCTTTCGGCGGCTCGCGTTACGGTTTAGTCCGCACGGTGATTGCGCTGGTTGGGACAATGCTCATCGCGGGGGTGTGGCACGGCGGCTCTATTCCCTTTGTGCTGTGGGGGCTGCTTCAGGGACTTGCCTGCGCCGCAGAGCGGGTTGCCGCCGTGCTTGGTAAAGAACGCCGCGCCGCCGCTATAAACACTGCCGCGGGCAACCAAGAATCTCTCATTGCTGCAACGGCTGTATCCGATAAACCGCGCCGCGGCATGGTGCGGTTTATCGGATGGAACATTGACATGAAACGGCTGCTTCGGCTCGGCGGTATGTTTGTGTTTATCAATATCAGCTGGCTAATTTTCCGGTCGAATACCGTGCGGGAAATTACGTTGTATCTTTCTTCACTCAAGAATATCACACAGCCGTTCCGCACGGTGCATTGGTTTGTGCTGGTACCGCTCGCCGCCGCCTTTTTGCTGCAAATCCCGAAAGAAGAAACGCGCCGCGCTTATTTTGCACGGTATGTACGGCTGCCGCTCGCGGTAAAGGCCGCTGCCGTTGTGCTGTTTTTTGTCGGACTCAATATCGTTTCGACGTCCGGTGTTGCGCCGTTTATCTACTTCGGATTTTAGGGAGATACGCAGAGTATGAGTGAAAAAAGTCAACGCGGCGAATCCGCTCAATACGAGCGGCAAGAATACGACAATCGGCAAGGGCGGAACGGCCGATACTCTCCCAATCAGTGTTTTTTCTTTGTTGTGTTAACGCTGTTTATTCTTATTCCGTTTTTAGGGCAGCGGCTTGCGCATCCGGTGCAAAACATCAAAAGAGCCTCTTTAAAAAATATTTACAGCGCACTCACCGCGCCGATTGTTTCCGTTACCGAATCATCTCCTGTCGCTGCCGTTATTCCCGTACTCAGGAATGCGTTTATACGAACGGCGGGGTTAACGGAGCGCGGCGAATGGGATACGTTCTTTTATCGCCAAGGGGTGTACGACAGCGAGGTCGCCGCTTTTTACGCGGTAACCGGTGAGCACGGTTATATCGAAACAATGCCCGGCTTTTCGGATAATTTAGGCGGCAGCGGGCTGCCTGCAGAATTGTTGGGGCAGGTTTCTAAAGCGATGCTCCGCAATGTCTCACTGCCGGTTGTCCATTCCGCACGGATGCCCTTGCGGCTATTCTTTTTCGGAGATTCTCAGATGCGCAGTATCGCCGCCGGTATGACCCGTGCGCTCGGCTCCGACACCGCTATTACAATACAGGATTTAAGCGTTCCTTCTTCCGGCTTTCTCCGATCCGATTATTATAACTGGCCGCAAAAACTTGAAGCGCTGCTTGCCGCACAAAAAGACGGAGAACGCTTTGATGCCGCCGTTGCCTTTTTAGGCATGAACGACTATCAGGATATGTGGACGACCGGCGGCATTATCCTTACGGCGGGTACGCCCGAATGGGAAGAGGTGTACCGTAAAATGGTAAAAGCGCATCTCGACATCGTTCTTGCTTCCGTTCCGCGGCTGTACTGGCTCGGCTTGCCGGTAGTGCGGAGCGCTGCGTATAACGAAAAGATGCAATACCTAAATGCAGTACACGATTCCGTCGCCGAAGAATACGATTCCAAAAAGCTGGTAAGGATTTCGCTTAAAGGTCTCGTCGAGCAATATGGAACGGGATACATCGGAGCGATTAAGCCCGAAGGCAGCGCATGGATACCGCTTATACAGGGCGACGGTATCCACTACACAATCGAAGGCGGTGAGTATTTAATGAAGCACTTCATTGATCGGCTGCACCGCGACTACGCATTTGAAACGCATTGCACAACGCTCTAAAAGCAGTTACACTGATGCCTATGATACTCGACGATAAATACACGATGCCGTATACGGTGCCGACCACTGCCATCGACGGGCAGTACCGCTGTACGCCGTTAACCCTTGCTGCGCTTTCGCAGGATTTGGCGGCTAATCACTATAGTTCTACCGGTATATTTATGCCGCAGCTGCAAGAACGGGGTTTGATGTGGATTATTTCCAAGCAGCATTTTGAAATACATGAATATCCGCTCTGGCTCGATTGCCTGACGTTACAAACATGGGCGCAGCCGCCGAAGGGGCTTTTTTGTTTTCGGGATTTTGCCTATTACTACGCTGAGGACGGAAAGAAAGATTCGTTGTCTGCGGCTTTTAAAGATTTTGATGCGGCGGAACGGAAGGGTACCGAATGGACGGCAGACTCGTTACGCCGGCATGGAGCGCTGTGTGTGCGCGGCAGTACGTGCTGGGTTGTGCTGAATACGCACACCAATCAGCCTGCCGTTCTTGACGACACGGTGTTCGGTTCGTTGACGTTTTGTGACGAGCATTTGGAAGGACGGGTTTTTGCAAAGATTCCCTTGCCGGAACACTGGGATCGCGAAGAACTTTTCCATCCGTCGCTTTTGGATATCGATATGAACGGGCACGTCAATAATCTCAATTATATCCGCTGGGCATTGTCGTTTATGGATGCGGACTTTTGCCGCGGTAAATTGCTCCGCGTCCTCGATACCAATTTTTTGATTTCCGCTCAATACGGGGAAGAACTCTGCTGCCGCTGTTCTCATATTGAAGACAACGTGTGTGTGCATTCTATTGTGAGAACTGCCGACGGCAGCGAGGTGTTCCGCGCCCGTACCGAATGGACTGATGAACGGAAGATGGCACGGCCGCTTCAGGTTGAACATGAAACTTCCCGACTATAATGCGCCGTCCGCACTCGCTGCCGTGCTCGATGAACACGGGTTCGGGATGCAGAAAAAATTCGGACAAAACTTTTTGATTAATGCACATATACGGCAGGAGCTTGTTTCCGCGCTCGGCCTTTCCACCGGAGATGCTGTATGGGAAGTCGGCCCGGGGCTCGGCTCGATGACATCGTTGCTGTTGGAGGCCGGCGCCGATCTAACCGTGTTCGAAATAGACCGCGGCTTCGTGCAGCTCTTAACATCCTATTTCGGTTCATATCATTCGTTTCATTTAATAGAAGGCGATGTGCTTAAAACATGGAAGGCTGAATATCAACGGTATGCACCGAAGGCCTTTTTCGGGAATCTGCCGTACAATATTGCGGCAAAGCTCATCGCGGCGACAATCGAAGCCGAGTGTTTTTTTGACCGTATGGTGATAACCGTACAAAAAGAGGTCGGGCTCCGTATGACCGCGGCTCCGGGAAGTGCGGATTACTCGTCGTTTTCGGTGCTGTGCCAATGGGCTTATGATGTAGAGCCGATTCGCGATATTGCTCCCGCCGCCTTTTGGCCTAAACCGAATGTCGAATCCCGGGCGCTCCGTTTTACCAAAAAACAGTCCCCGCAGCCGGTACGCGATGCACGTCTTTTTTTAAGTCTTGTCCGCGGCCTTTTCAGTGCGCGGCGTAAAACGGTGAAGAATAATTTAAGCACGATTCTTGCTGCGAGAGGAAAAAAGACGCTGTCGGCGGAATCCTTGCTGAAAGCGGCTGGAATTGATCCCGCTGCCCGTGCGGAATCGCTGACTGTCTATGATTTTATCCGCTTATCGGATAGACTGGCGGGCTGTGATGAATAAACGATTACGTTGTACCGCATTTTTGGTTCTGTGCATGATGACCGTTGCACAGATGCCGCTGATTGCGGACGAAAAAAAAGAAGATCATACGCCGGTTCCTTATACAAAAGAGGAATTCCCGCTTTGGCAGCGGGAACTCCGGCGGTTTGAAATACTGTCTTTCGGGGCGCTCCCCTTTGTTACGCTGCTGTCTTTTTGGGGGTACGATATGATTCGTGCCATACAGCACCCTAAAGATCCTGCCTATTATCCGTGGCCGTTCAAACAAGCTGACAAGGCGGTCGCGCTGACCGAGAAAGAACAGCTGGGCGTATTTCTTACCGCCGTCGGCATATCGGTAACAATCGCATTAATCGATATAACATACCGCGCGATTAAACGTTCCGCAGCAAAAAAGCGTTTGGAACGGGAGAATGCCTTTACCGAAGACCCTATTCAGTTTACGCCGATAAAGCCATCGGACGAAGAGGACGCTCAGACTTTGAAGCTCATGACCGATGCTGCATTGGCTGCGGGGTCTATCGGAGGAATTACAGCACTGTTAGAAAAGGTTACCGCATCGACTCCTTCCGCACAGGGCGGCAAGACCGGTACGGCTGCACAATAGTATGAATAAAGTATTTGAGCTTACAGTGCCGGATGGAACCGGCAAGCTGAGGCTTGATGCGTTTTGCAGCAGCGTGCTTACCGGTATGACCCGTTCGCAGCTGAAAACGGGGATGCAAGCTGTGCAGCTCAACGGGCGGCAGGCAAAACTTTCAAGTACGGTGCAAGCGGGCGACCGTATTACACTGATATGGGAAAATCCGCTCCCCGATGTTCTTATACCTGAACACATTCCGCTCCGTATTGTATATGAAGATAATGATGTCATCGTGGTGAATAAACGAGCCGGTATGGTTACGCATCCTGCGGCGGGCAACTGGACGGGGACGCTGGTACAGGCGCTTGCGTATTACCGCTTGCACACGTCGCCCATTCATGATGAATATGCCCGCCTGCTCGAAGCGGAGCAGGGGAAGGGGCGCTTTGCCGAGCTATTGCGTGCAGGTATCGTTCACCGGCTTGATAAGGATACTTCCGGCATCCTTATCACCGCCCGTAGTGCCGAAGCGGAAGCTTTTTTTAAAAACGAGTTTAAGCTGCGGCGCACGGAAAAATATTATATCGCAATTCTGAACGGCATACCGGAAAAGCCGGCCGGCATTATCGAAACGTCGGTATTCCGCGACGGGCATAGCCGCATTCGGTTTGCCGCCTCGGCAGATCTGTCTAAGGGAAAATATGCCCGCTCACGCTATAAAGTGCTGCGGGTGTATGGGCGGTATGCGCTGGTGCTCTTTAAAATCGATACCGGCAGAACTCATCAAATTCGGCTTCATGCGCGGTTTATCGGCTGTCCGGTGGTCGGAGATCCGCTGTATGGAAAAAAAGAAACCGAATGGAAGGCATACGGGTTGATGCTCCACGCCTATCGCCTGTGCGTTAATCTTCCTTCAACACAGAAAAAAGCCGTGTTTACCGCCCCGCTGCCCCGAAAATTCCAAACTGTTCTGCGCTTTTTGCAGATGCGGCAGTCACAGGGGAATAGCTGAGGCGTCTATGGGAAACGAAACTATCGAAATATGTGCCGAAAATGCAGTGATGCAAAATTCC
Encoded proteins:
- a CDS encoding RluA family pseudouridine synthase, whose translation is MNKVFELTVPDGTGKLRLDAFCSSVLTGMTRSQLKTGMQAVQLNGRQAKLSSTVQAGDRITLIWENPLPDVLIPEHIPLRIVYEDNDVIVVNKRAGMVTHPAAGNWTGTLVQALAYYRLHTSPIHDEYARLLEAEQGKGRFAELLRAGIVHRLDKDTSGILITARSAEAEAFFKNEFKLRRTEKYYIAILNGIPEKPAGIIETSVFRDGHSRIRFAASADLSKGKYARSRYKVLRVYGRYALVLFKIDTGRTHQIRLHARFIGCPVVGDPLYGKKETEWKAYGLMLHAYRLCVNLPSTQKKAVFTAPLPRKFQTVLRFLQMRQSQGNS
- a CDS encoding DUF459 domain-containing protein, with amino-acid sequence MSEKSQRGESAQYERQEYDNRQGRNGRYSPNQCFFFVVLTLFILIPFLGQRLAHPVQNIKRASLKNIYSALTAPIVSVTESSPVAAVIPVLRNAFIRTAGLTERGEWDTFFYRQGVYDSEVAAFYAVTGEHGYIETMPGFSDNLGGSGLPAELLGQVSKAMLRNVSLPVVHSARMPLRLFFFGDSQMRSIAAGMTRALGSDTAITIQDLSVPSSGFLRSDYYNWPQKLEALLAAQKDGERFDAAVAFLGMNDYQDMWTTGGIILTAGTPEWEEVYRKMVKAHLDIVLASVPRLYWLGLPVVRSAAYNEKMQYLNAVHDSVAEEYDSKKLVRISLKGLVEQYGTGYIGAIKPEGSAWIPLIQGDGIHYTIEGGEYLMKHFIDRLHRDYAFETHCTTL
- a CDS encoding MBOAT family protein — protein: MLFPTLRFALFFSVVFFLYWYVFRQKRQRIVLLTCASYFFYACWDWRFCLLLFGVSALSGLTGYLLGIQKNYIPRTVTMITGTVLHILFLGFFKYFYTAVSFLNYTFFNGQLQAPLLLQLQSYSLLLPVGISYYTFRSMSYIFDIYLCKMRPVQSFIEVLLYISFFPQLASGPIVQAEAFFTALPDNLAQDVTAERPIAFDRSVLLILSGLYKKMVLATFLSVLAVDPVFANPAQCNTLELLVALVSYTFVIYCDFSGYSDMAIGIGLLLGFEAPQNFNRPYLSQSVSEFWRRWHISFSSWLRDYVYFSFGGSRYGLVRTVIALVGTMLIAGVWHGGSIPFVLWGLLQGLACAAERVAAVLGKERRAAAINTAAGNQESLIAATAVSDKPRRGMVRFIGWNIDMKRLLRLGGMFVFINISWLIFRSNTVREITLYLSSLKNITQPFRTVHWFVLVPLAAAFLLQIPKEETRRAYFARYVRLPLAVKAAAVVLFFVGLNIVSTSGVAPFIYFGF
- a CDS encoding acyl-[acyl-carrier-protein] thioesterase, translating into MILDDKYTMPYTVPTTAIDGQYRCTPLTLAALSQDLAANHYSSTGIFMPQLQERGLMWIISKQHFEIHEYPLWLDCLTLQTWAQPPKGLFCFRDFAYYYAEDGKKDSLSAAFKDFDAAERKGTEWTADSLRRHGALCVRGSTCWVVLNTHTNQPAVLDDTVFGSLTFCDEHLEGRVFAKIPLPEHWDREELFHPSLLDIDMNGHVNNLNYIRWALSFMDADFCRGKLLRVLDTNFLISAQYGEELCCRCSHIEDNVCVHSIVRTADGSEVFRARTEWTDERKMARPLQVEHETSRL
- the rsmA gene encoding 16S rRNA (adenine(1518)-N(6)/adenine(1519)-N(6))-dimethyltransferase RsmA, with protein sequence MKLPDYNAPSALAAVLDEHGFGMQKKFGQNFLINAHIRQELVSALGLSTGDAVWEVGPGLGSMTSLLLEAGADLTVFEIDRGFVQLLTSYFGSYHSFHLIEGDVLKTWKAEYQRYAPKAFFGNLPYNIAAKLIAATIEAECFFDRMVITVQKEVGLRMTAAPGSADYSSFSVLCQWAYDVEPIRDIAPAAFWPKPNVESRALRFTKKQSPQPVRDARLFLSLVRGLFSARRKTVKNNLSTILAARGKKTLSAESLLKAAGIDPAARAESLTVYDFIRLSDRLAGCDE